A single window of Vigna unguiculata cultivar IT97K-499-35 chromosome 1, ASM411807v1, whole genome shotgun sequence DNA harbors:
- the LOC114194249 gene encoding transcriptional regulator ATRX homolog, translating into MEDSFRVRVEKAFGSLPIPSSSINSLWSLTEDEIDNKRSKRTHQPQPQPYPFSSSRVQLEDLDDLEDDDDEEEAPRGPSKPPDYNDEQWQIRSGIGQDCTLDYEEEEDQYDKQAIGKEDSDDRVYMKDVKDDGVEISSSSVFPTSFRDFVRDPRANHLAARIRLKQDDEAARKIDALHVSEKSTPDIGGGGDATNPKSILKSKDNSGESRPQKRVRFDPECDDKDNYDDDGHEETRDVRMKTSSMEEVPASDQLSKSQEFNSAVPDYIRNPSRYTRYTFDDSPSEMDDKSNKEAYMSFLSQLNKGTASQADDVLDDLPSVTFISKKKSGDARMRDSEMVSKNKLDAGVEAVNRKSFPVGIAAGDSENSDVSAMEEDEQEVGDAKKSMQKFNRKYRKKTQEELEEPIV; encoded by the exons ATGGAGGATAGTTTCAGAGTGCGAGTGGAGAAAGCCTTTGGTTCTCTTCCAATACCCTCTTCTTCTATCAACTCTCTATGGTCTCTCACCGAAGACGAAATCGATAACAAACGCTCCAAACGAACCCACCAACCCCAACCCCAACCCTACCCTTTTTCCAGTTCGCGGGTTCAGCTGGAGGACCTCGACGATCTTGAAGACGACGACGACGAAGAAGAAGCGCCACGTGGACCCTCTAAACCCCCCGATTACAATGATGAACAGTGGCAGATTAGGTCTGGTATTGGCCAAGATTGCACTCTTGATTACGAG GAAGAGGAAGATCAATATGACAAACAGGCTATTGGCAAAGAGGATTCGGATGATCGTGTGTACATGAAGGATGTAAAGGACGATGGAGTTGAGATTAGTTCTAGCAGTGTTTTCCCCACCTCGTTTAGAGATTTTGTGCGAGATCCACGTGCAAATCATTTGGCTGCGAGGATTAGGCTGAAGCAGGATGATGAAGCAGCTAGAAAGATTGATGCTTTACATGTCTCTGAGAAATCCACACCAGACATAGGCGGTGGTGGAGATGCGACTAACCCCAAGTCAATTTTGAAGAGTAAGGATAATTCTGGGGAGTCCAGGCCTCAGAAACGGGTTCGGTTTGATCCTGAATGTGATGATAAAGATAATTATGATGATGATGGGCACGAAGAAACCAGGGATGTTCGCATGAAGACCTCTTCAATGGAAGAGGTTCCTGCTTCGGACCAGTTGTCAAAGTCACAAGAATTTAATTCAGCAGTTCCTGATTACATTCGAAATCCTTCAAGATACACTCGATATACCTTTGATGATTCTCCTAGTGAAATGGATGACAAATCAAATAAGGAAGCATACATGAGCTTCCTTTCGCAGTTGAATAAGGGAACTGCATCTCAAGCGGATGATGTTCTGGATGATCTTCCATCTGTAACCTTTATATCAAAGAAGAAATCCGGTGATGCCCGTATGCGTGACAGTGAGATGGTTTCAAAGAACAAGCTTGATGCTGGCGTGGAGGCCGTGAATAGAAAAAGCTTCCCTGTTGGCATTGCTGCTGGTGACTCTGAAAACAGTGACGTTTCTGCAATGGAGGAAGATGAACAAGAAGTTGGGGATGCTAAAAAGAGCATGCAGAAGTTCAACCGCAAGTACAGGAAGAAAACCCAAGAGGAGTTGGAGGAGCCGATTGTGTAA